CTAGCCAGCGGTATTTGATACAACTGGTGTTTGGTAAACATGTGGTGCGCGCGATGAATTTTAAGTAGGTCCGGGATTGTATAGACAGGAGAAGTGCCATTTTCAAGCTCGATAACTGCATTATCCCACGTCAGATTTTCCTTTTCATTGAACAGAAGAtaaaggaagaagagaggaaaggagcggaagggaggagaagaCATTTACCTTCAGGCGGTTCACAAGCCTTTACATCGATGCACTCCCAGTATTTGCTCTGTTCAAGCGCGACCTGGTAGACCACCTCGGTAGCGGCTTGGGATGCTCGCAAGATACCTAGCTCGGGTGGGATCTCACCCAGGAGGACACGGGCGACGGCGAGAGCGGAATCAGATATGGCTCGGAGATTATATCCACCCTATAATGATTCAATCAAAGGATCAGTCTTCGTGATGAGTCGAGGGCAAGgggaaaaaaagagggTAAAAACTTACTTCAAGGGCGACGACAAGCTTGCCACCAGCCAATGAACTGAGCATATGTGTCATATGGCCGTAAGCTGCAGGCGTGACATGACATTGACCGAGCATGTCTCCGTCAGCAGCATCGAATCCGGCAGAAACTGAGTTTCGAGATGGTCAGTTTTCCGAGGTCATGAAAATCTGGGATAATATAAGGGCAGGGACTTACTGATGACGAGGTCGGGATTAAACTCGTATGCTATTGGCATGATGATCCGCTGGAATGCATAAATGTAATCGGCATCACCGAAGCCTGGTCCAGGCCAAGGGATGTTGACAGACCTAACCCCGATTAATATGTGCTTTAAATTCGCTTTTGGAAAAAGTAATCACTTACTTGCCGACACCTTCACCATCACCGACCATGTTGAGAGATCCGAAATCGCCGTTGGGGTAGAATGTACCTCCTTCATGTCTATGTAATGACATGTAAAGCACATCACCATCATGCCAAAACGCTCTTTGTGTACCATTACCATGGTGAACATCCCTTTGTTTACACAGTCAGAAAAAGAGTTACGGCCTAAATAAACAAACACACTGACCAATCCAAGATCAACACCTTTTTGGCCAAGCCTTCCCTCTGCATCTCCCTGGTAGCCACCGCAACATTGTTGAAGAAACAGAAACCCATATGTTCGTTGGGTTCTGCATGGTGGCCCGGAGGACGTACGATAGCAAAGGCATTACGCACTTCATTCTTGCACACTGATCGACATGTTTGAATGACACCTCCCGCAGAAAGACGAGCACAATGGGCGGTTTCGCGGCAGACGTAGAGGGATAGCTGATCGTAGTACTCTTTGGTATCTTGAATTTGCTGGTCGGTCAACACTAGAAGAAGGAATGACTTAGTAACTAGTTGTAACGAATTGGGAAAGGAAATAAAATATGATTTACACTCTGTAGCTTGCACTTTATCCCACATCTCCTCGCCATGCACCAACAACACTTGCTCAAACGTGACCTCTTCAAAATCCAACCTCTTCATTCTCCTGATCAACCCTTGCTCGGCCAACCTCGTAAAGATCCTCTTGATCCTCATGGGATCTTCTGGATGTCCATCACCGTTATCCATCACATTCTCTGCAGTAGGCATGTAACCTTCCATGCAATGTAACATCATGAGTGGGTCGTAAATGTAACCCGTACGGGCTATCCGTGCTGCTGCTCCTGGCATGGACATGGTAGTAACAGGGGTAGTGCGTATAGGTGTTTGTACGGAATTGAGTTGCTGCGCCGAGGTCGAGGCGATGGGTGGTGTGTCAATGTCCATGGCGTTTGTGTTTGCCATCCTGCTGTTAGGAGTTGAGCAGCAAGTCTCAAGCTGGTGAAGATGGAATTCGCTGCAACATGGATTGGACTCATGTAGGAAGAATAAAGGGACATGTGTATATGACTAATGTGGTGGGTTGATTAAGGTTGTATTGTCGCTTCCCTCAGATAGTGTTTTTCTATGGTGCCTCCGCCCCTCCACCTCAACCCGCACTCGGAAATTTTGGGTCACCGGAAACCTATATACATCGGACTCCGTCTTTACATCTTAACACATCCTGCATacaaaaaaaagaaaaaatGGCGAAACACGCTGCAAACAAGGGCAAGGCCTCAGTCACCAATAAGAACAATAAGCGCAAGAGGGACGCGCAAGATAACAAGCAGGAAGACGCACCTGTCGCTCTCTTTGCAGCTGTCAAGGATACTGAACTGGACGACATTTTTGCAAAGAGCGTGAGTATCAGTCGTGCAtgacttttttttttccttttttcttttggGCGGAGCGATTAATGCTGATATATCAAATAATCAGAACGCCTTTTCTGCACCTGCGCCTGTTGCCAGTACATCAAAAGCTCATTTCCAGACTACATCTGAGCCTGCTGCCaaaaagggcaagaagagCCCTTCGCCCGAAGtagaagaggaagtggaagTAGACGAGGAAAATGACAGTGGGAGTgccgaggaagaagatgaagaggaagatggagaagataATGATGCCGAGCTTTCAGAGATTGATGAAGAGTTACCGgacgaagatgatgatgaggataTTTCTGGTGCTGAGAGTGACGATGAAGCGACCAAGGCCAAGGAGATTaagaaggcaaagaagaGCAAGCTCGGCAAGTATGTGCCTGCTGAGGAATCGGTCCAGGACAAGAACAGGAGGACTGCATTCATTGGTAACCTCCCTATCGACGCTGCAAAGTCCAAGGTGAGTTTATCCTTAACCCCAcagtttttttttttctttttgtGGTATGTCAACTGATGGTTGAACGTAATAGTCGACATTGAAGCAACTCCGAGCCCATATCATGTCATTTGTCCCATCCGCCAAAATCGAATCTCTCCGATTCCGATCTGTTGCTTTTGCTACCCCTACCGCTGCGCTCCCCACTGAGGATCCCGAGAAGGATGCCAACCAGCGTGCGAAACGAGAAAAGGAGCGTGCTGCGGCTTGGAAAGCGAAGCAGAATGCCGATGGAGAGGATGCAGAGCTTGACAAGGCCAAGGTATTTATCGATGCcaaggggaagagaaaggtTGCTTTCATCAAAAAAGACGTGCGTCCGCCTTGCCAAGTAAAACACCAAGTACATACATGCTAACAGGTAAATCATAAAAACAGTTCCACTCTGAGATTGATTCTTGTAACGCCTATGTCGTCTTTGCCTATCCTCACCCTGAACGAGCTGCGAATGTTGCCCCTATCCTCGACCCCTTTGAGGCCGCTGCCAAGTTCATCTCGGCTGCGAACAGCAGTACCTTTTGCGGGCGAACGATCCGCGTCGACTCTGTCCGTTTACCTTCTTCTGCCAGTCTGCCTGCCGGCGCGTCCACTTCTTTGAGCAAGCGGGACGCTTGGCTGCCTAGTAACACTGATCCCAAGAAGAGTTTGTTTGTGGGTGGTTTGGACTATGCGGccaaggaggaggatgtcAGGGTGTTCTTCGAAGAATTGGTCAAAGCTGAGAGAGGTGCAAATAAAGAGGGTAGCGGGAAGTGGGTGACGGGTGTGAGGATTGTGAGAGATAAGGAGACTCAACTCGGCAAGGGTTTCGGTTACGTCCACTTTGCTGTGAGTATGATTTTTTTTGCGCAAAAAAAGTCAATATTTTCTGACATTGAATGAAGGACCGAGAAAGCGTGGAAGAGGTTCTGGCAATGGACGCCAAACAAATCAAATTTGCCAAACGAACGCTTCGTGTCCAGCCATGCAAGACTATCCCTACCGCCAACACGCTTCAAAACACTATCAAAAAGGTCGCTGCCGGCGCTGGCGGCGGTGCATCTTCCAACAAGAAGGACAAGACCAAGAAACCCTACGTCCGACCGGGTGTCATACCCAAGGGCGACCCTTTGCTCGGTGAAAAACTCAAGAACCTGTCAAAGGACGAACGAAAGAATATCAAGAGCTCCGACGCTGATCGACAGGCTAGGAGGttggcgaagaagaaggccaagATGTCGTTGGAGAAGGACAAGGCGAAGGGCGCGGTCAAGTTGACGTTGACAAAGAGCGAGAGGGAGAAGACGAGTGCGTCAAAGAAGCcgaaggcgaagaaggggaaaaagAGGGCGCCGTCTGCTGTTGCAAAGATGAAGGGTTCAAGAGAGTAGGGGGGGTGTATTTTTCTTTGATTTGTGGATTATCCGTAGTCGATGTATATTGAATGGCTTTATTTACGACTGGTTGCGGGTTGTTCGGCGCTTGTTCGGGTTTATGTCGGCGATGTCCGAAGCCGATCCTCGTTtataaataaataataattGGTGGGGATTTCCTTTCTGCATCGACACAAATGCCAGGCCCCGCCCCCTCCGCGCACCAGGTGCTCGTGTACTCCGGCCCGGGGGTGTCCCCCCTCTCGCTCTCGCACACCCTCCTCACcctccgcctcctcctcctcccccaCTACACCGTGCAGCCAGCAGCCCCAGACCTCCTCGCAGACCAGCCATGGGAGCCCTCCTGCGCACTCCTCGTCGTCCCAGGCGGCAGAGACATCCCCTACGTCGACGAGCTCACAGACAAGAGGCACGTCACACGCAGGATCAGGGAGTATGTCGAACACGGCGGCCGCTTCCTGGGCATATGCGCCGGAGCGTACTTTGCCAGTGCCGAGGTGAGGTTTGATGTCGGGGGCGGTATGGAAGTTACCGGGAAGAGAGATCTGGTGCGTTCTTTGGCGCCAGCATGTTGCAGCGTGTACTGACGATGCGAGTGTATAGGCCTTCTTCCCCGGTCCTAGCAGGGGACCCGTATTCCAAGGTTTCCAGTATGCCTCTGAATCCGGATCCAGAGCTGTCATTCTCAATCTCCACGAATCTTCCAAGCTCACGATACTCAATCACATCTACTATAATGGCGGCGGCCATTTCGTCTTTCCCTCGCCACCGCCATCAAACGTCCAAGTCCTCGCCCGCTTCCAAGAAACCTCTTCCGACCCGTCAGAACAGCTCATCGCCGCCGTCTTCACCCAGACTGGCAAAGGTCGTACCATTCTCTCTTCTGTTCACCCAGAGTACCCTCTCTCGGACCCTCCGGCAAGTAACGCTATTGCTAAACTGGATGTTCGGCCATCTCAAGTGGATATTGAAATGAGCGACAAGGCTCGACTGTCGTGGGTCGAGGAATTACTCATCAAGCTGGGATTGACCCCTCCTGAACGTCTTACCGCTGCAAACCGAGCTAAATCCTCGGTTGACTCGGAAGAAGACCCGGctctcctccttcaccCTACTCACCCTTCACCAATCTTCCTCTTGTCTCATCCCAAACTGCCTCAATTACCCGAGACAGCTGTGAACAAGCCAGAACTCAAGGGTAAGATGAAGCAGGAAGATGGCTGGAATGTTTTGCGGGATGCGAATGATGAAATTCGTTTTGGTACTACGGAAGCTACGTCACCTGAACGGGCAGCTTCTGAAGATGGTATCACGCAATGGCTTGCGGAAGCCCGTCGTACCCGGCCCGTGTTCCCGCCTTCCATCGAAGATCTTTCCCTACAATCCGATTCTACCCCACAACCTCCCTCTCCGCCCAATTTCCACTCTCTTACCAAAACgatccttcttccatcGCCTTCAGTCGAATACTCCTCCAGATGGACTCCATTGTTCAACTTTTCCACCTATTGGGACGAGCTTGATCAggcgaggaagagaagcGGTAGACGCTCAGGCGTGATGCGCCAGGGATCAGACGGGCAGGGTGAGAGGTGTTCATTGGGTGACTTGGTCTTGTACGGTGAAACAGTGACGAGTACTCAGACGATGCTTGACAATAACCCCCTTCTCCTCGCCAATCTCTCTACACCGCTCGTCTTCCTCGCATCCTTCCAACTCTCCGGCCGAGGTCGAGGTTCCAACATGTGGTTATCCCCACCTGGCTGTCTCCAATTCTCACTCCTCCTCGACCTCCCCGCTTCCCTTTCATCCAAAATGGTTTTCATTCAATACATCATGGCTCTTGCCGTCTGTGAAGCTGTCGATGAGGATGGGAGATTAGGTGTTAGGATCAAGTGGCCCAACGATATCTACGCAGAGGTTGAAGGTGTGGGTGGTACAGAGATCGGTAGCGGGAAAAAGGGCAAGGTCAAGTTGGGTGGGATCTTGGTGAACACTAGTTATGTCGGTGGGAAATGGAGGATCGTTGTTggtaagtttttttttacaTCTTTTTCCAAACCTATTTGACCCGACACTAACGGCCTGTTTCCACAGGATGTGGTATCAACGTTCTCAACGCTCTTCCTACATCGTCCATCTCCCAACTCCACTCGTTACTCGCCGCCAAACTTTCTTCCACATCATCTAATAAACCTCTTCCACCTGCGCCTACCATGGAGGGCACTTTTGCTCGCATCATGAGTTCCTTTGATGCCAAATGGGAGCAGTTCATCGAGGAGAAGGGTTTCAAAGGATTCATGGATGAGTACCACGGAAGGTGGTTACATTCGTACGTCTTTATTCCCTCTATTCCTTTCGTTTCTTGCAATCACATACTGATTTTTTTAATTAATTAATTATCTAGGGGGCAAGACGTCCTCCTCACCACGACCGAACCCCACACCCGCGTCTGTATCCTCAGTATCACCCCAGACCACGGTCTTCTCCGCTGTCTCCCCATTTCCGACAAACCTAAAACCTCTACCGGTCTCACACCCTTGTACAACAGGGATGTCGACGCTGGTGAGGATGATCGTGGTTCTTGGTCTTCTTCTGCTCCGAGGTCTACAACTGCTGGGGCCCAAACGCAAAACCAGTCACCGTTTGTGGACCTCCAGCCGGATGGGAATAGTTTTGATTTGATGAGCGGATTGATCAAGCGGAAAATATAAGGAGGATCTATGTATTGTAGGTATGAAAAGTTGACATTGACGTCGTGTCTTTATAAAAGGTTGTCATTTTCTTTGTTTGGTGTGTAGTGGACAGCAAACGTTTACTAACCCCTACCCGGTTTTCCTTGCTGactttcccttcctcttcctcttaCTCAATATCCCAACTCAGAACCGAGCTTAGACACGTCGGCAGCCGTTATCCACGCTGTCGATGTCACAGCTATCGGAAGATCAAACCCCTCTCGTTCATATAGCTTCCCTCGACTATCTTCACCTTGCCGTCATTTCGATCGGCGAGGTGTGGTTAGTCAAAAAGAATTTCTTTCCTGGAAGCTTGTTGTGAAGCCTTTGCCCACTTCATGGTGCTATACCCAACGGGACATCTACCTCAACTCAAAGAAAGATTCAATATGTGGTCTGACGGAAGCGGTCGATGGCGTTTTTTTCTCCCCCTGGGCTGCTCTCGCCAGACTGTATCTTGGATCTTTATCATTTTGTCGGAAACGTACAACCCGGGCTTAGACACGTCTGTAGCCTACCCATTTTTTCTCCGCTACCGATGTCACAGCTACCGGAAGACCAAAATCTTTATCGCAAAATTTCTTGCTTCGTTGTCGTTTGCTTTCGGGTCTACCTTGGAAATGTTCACTGTGCTTAGGTGCAGTGGCAGTTCCCAACGAGGCATGCGTACTAGGGGGAGTCTTCACTTTCTAGCTCGAGCAAATTGCGGACACATTTTTAGACAGTCATCCATTTCTCCGTTTCCATGCATCATGTGTATGCAGCAGTTGTACGCTTGAAGACTATAATACATTAATATTATCCCAAAACCTATATCCTATTAAGCCCTTGTCGACCTCGATGACCCTttatccttctttctcAATGAATAGTGCCCATTAAACGCAATCCTAATAGCCAAAAACCTTATATCGAGATCCGCGTGCACCCCAGCCATATGCACAATGCTAACCACTCTGTGTTGGAAACTGTTTGAACACTCTCGGATTCGAATTCGGATGGATTGTAGTTGCTCTTCTGAACGACTAGGATCATCAGAAGAGGTGGATGGAGTGTAAAGACCTCGTGAAGCGTCACGTTGTCGATCAAGGCGGGTTGCTTCGGCAAGTGACCATGCGTAGAGGTCATCCTGCAGACTTTGGTCAGTGGGCGTGCTAGGTTTCGGAAGGAGCCGACTTACCATGGCATCTTTAAATCGTAATATAAGCTCCAAAGCATCTCTCACGAGATCCAAAAGTATTTCCTACAATAACCATCAGCTGGCTTCATGATGAGAACCCTTGAGATGACTCACTTCCTTATCTCTCTTAGCACTCAACAACAGCACTTTTCTCACAACCCTATTCAGATACTTTCTATGAGCTGAGATAAGCGCATCCAAATCCCCTTCTCTCTTCGATGTAAATTCGATCAAATCTGCCCATGAGCATTCTATAACCTCCAGTTGGCAGAAAGCTTGTAGTTGACGAAGAAAGTGAACCATCTCAGCCTGGACGATGCGACAGTGGTGCCAATCATTATTCAAACCGGGTATTCTCTCATACACCTTTGATCCGCTCGTGACCCTCATCCAATTTTGTGTCAAAGCTACCTCTACACGCTTCAACCTCCAGAGATGATTGAACAAACGATCATAATCACCCATGGCGCGATGATCCAAAACGGCATTGAGAGGAGCTTCAACCTTATACTGAAGCGCAAAGCAGTCCCACCCTGTCTCGCCGTGTGAGTATTCGAGGATCCGAGCGTCCAGACGGCGGAGGATATCCGGAGAGTCGTATTGGGCATTGGAACCGCGAATGGCAGATTCTAGATCGGAGGTGAGATGGTGACGGTAGAGGCTGATAGCGGGCTTGGAGAGTCGGGGGCTAATAATGGTCAGTGTGAGAATCATGAAGCTTAGTTCAGCAAAAACCCACGCCATGCCTTCCATCAATAGCTCAGTGA
This DNA window, taken from Cryptococcus gattii WM276 chromosome C, complete sequence, encodes the following:
- a CDS encoding histone deacetylase clr3, putative (Similar to TIGR gene model, XP_569378.1~Histone deacetylase clr3 (Cryptic loci regulator 3)), producing MANTNAMDIDTPPIASTSAQQLNSVQTPIRTTPVTTMSMPGAAARIARTGYIYDPLMMLHCMEGYMPTAENVMDNGDGHPEDPMRIKRIFTRLAEQGLIRRMKRLDFEEVTFEQVLLVHGEEMWDKVQATELLTDQQIQDTKEYYDQLSLYVCRETAHCARLSAGGVIQTCRSVCKNEVRNAFAIVRPPGHHAEPNEHMGFCFFNNVAVATREMQREGLAKKVLILDWDVHHGNGTQRAFWHDGDVLYMSLHRHEGGTFYPNGDFGSLNMVGDGEGVGKSVNIPWPGPGFGDADYIYAFQRIIMPIAYEFNPDLVIISAGFDAADGDMLGQCHVTPAAYGHMTHMLSSLAGGKLVVALEGGYNLRAISDSALAVARVLLGEIPPELGILRASQAATEVVYQVALEQSKYWECIDVKACEPPEVIELENGTSPVYTIPDLLKIHRAHHMFTKHQLYQIPLASQELEAAFGGQIICNENMYEVGEKGVLVVFVHDFGNLRVENDGARSTNIHLANSYLLDTSDAVVSWIKKRGYNIIDVNILKQLPTEYPEGPKMIVKQANDMESKLMKYIWDNYIELSECEKVVFIGHGTGCQAIMDLVNARDVEFKVKAVVQVAGLHSLVRPNPSNKEKLSWFKQCNQIYVPAEHVVLGDEKVKRRLGDAVFTSQKAKVVDVLNDVLPRIKAFVESKVEDGLPPRAHSGSDGLYGLGGRDLVAVNGHVHVDDVANTGTEAEATT
- a CDS encoding RNA-binding protein, putative (Similar to TIGR gene model, INSD accession AAW42073.1): MAKHAANKGKASVTNKNNKRKRDAQDNKQEDAPVALFAAVKDTELDDIFAKSNAFSAPAPVASTSKAHFQTTSEPAAKKGKKSPSPEVEEEVEVDEENDSGSAEEEDEEEDGEDNDAELSEIDEELPDEDDDEDISGAESDDEATKAKEIKKAKKSKLGKYVPAEESVQDKNRRTAFIGNLPIDAAKSKSTLKQLRAHIMSFVPSAKIESLRFRSVAFATPTAALPTEDPEKDANQRAKREKERAAAWKAKQNADGEDAELDKAKVFIDAKGKRKVAFIKKDFHSEIDSCNAYVVFAYPHPERAANVAPILDPFEAAAKFISAANSSTFCGRTIRVDSVRLPSSASLPAGASTSLSKRDAWLPSNTDPKKSLFVGGLDYAAKEEDVRVFFEELVKAERGANKEGSGKWVTGVRIVRDKETQLGKGFGYVHFADRESVEEVLAMDAKQIKFAKRTLRVQPCKTIPTANTLQNTIKKVAAGAGGGASSNKKDKTKKPYVRPGVIPKGDPLLGEKLKNLSKDERKNIKSSDADRQARRLAKKKAKMSLEKDKAKGAVKLTLTKSEREKTSASKKPKAKKGKKRAPSAVAKMKGSRE
- a CDS encoding biotin-acetyl-CoA-carboxylase ligase, putative (Similar to TIGR gene model, XP_569382.1) codes for the protein MPGPAPSAHQVLVYSGPGVSPLSLSHTLLTLRLLLLPHYTVQPAAPDLLADQPWEPSCALLVVPGGRDIPYVDELTDKRHVTRRIREYVEHGGRFLGICAGAYFASAEVRFDVGGGMEVTGKRDLAFFPGPSRGPVFQGFQYASESGSRAVILNLHESSKLTILNHIYYNGGGHFVFPSPPPSNVQVLARFQETSSDPSEQLIAAVFTQTGKGRTILSSVHPEYPLSDPPASNAIAKLDVRPSQVDIEMSDKARLSWVEELLIKLGLTPPERLTAANRAKSSVDSEEDPALLLHPTHPSPIFLLSHPKLPQLPETAVNKPELKGKMKQEDGWNVLRDANDEIRFGTTEATSPERAASEDGITQWLAEARRTRPVFPPSIEDLSLQSDSTPQPPSPPNFHSLTKTILLPSPSVEYSSRWTPLFNFSTYWDELDQARKRSGRRSGVMRQGSDGQGERCSLGDLVLYGETVTSTQTMLDNNPLLLANLSTPLVFLASFQLSGRGRGSNMWLSPPGCLQFSLLLDLPASLSSKMVFIQYIMALAVCEAVDEDGRLGVRIKWPNDIYAEVEGVGGTEIGSGKKGKVKLGGILVNTSYVGGKWRIVVGCGINVLNALPTSSISQLHSLLAAKLSSTSSNKPLPPAPTMEGTFARIMSSFDAKWEQFIEEKGFKGFMDEYHGRWLHSGQDVLLTTTEPHTRVCILSITPDHGLLRCLPISDKPKTSTGLTPLYNRDVDAGEDDRGSWSSSAPRSTTAGAQTQNQSPFVDLQPDGNSFDLMSGLIKRKI